Below is a genomic region from Desulfuromonas sp..
GAAAGTAAGAATCCAAGCCACAGCAAGTTGAATACTTTTTTTCTTTTCAGCCTCCAATAGGTACAAAGCTGTATTTAAAATTATCAATATTGCAGTGGTGATCGTCAAGATCACATAAAGGGGTTTTTCATTTAAGGGTTTCCTGATATATTGTAGTGAAACTTGGTCGTTGGCAAGTTCACTAAGTGGCGGCTCTGAAACACCTGAGGACAAACAGGATGGCCAACAGGAAGCATCAGCCCACGTAGATTCTGTATTGAGATTTCCAATCAACAAACAGGCAATAAAAATTGTCGCCAACAATGGCCACCCGTTCTTTAGCGCAAGTTTGACATAAGTCGAGAAACTTATGGAGACACTAACTCCACCGGATACTGCACCTTTCATTGCATTTCCCCCTTCCCCCTTATCCATCCTCTCTTGTGACGGATTAGTCACTCCCATCAAGAACCTTTGAGGACGAGGGAGTTGTTCCAAGCCTATCAAAATAAGACGTGTGAAAAAAAGTGTCACTATAATTGTAAAGATGAATTGTGTTGCCGTTCATGATACTAAAGGGTGCACGTACAATTTCCACCACATACCGTGAAATTTGCTCAACATCTAACCACCCCGAACTATCTGCCCCTGGTCGCAAATCATGCTCTCTCGGTGTGTTAATAGTTGCAATAGCAAAAGCGTTTGCAACTATTCCTTCTTTTGCATGTTCATTAGCAATTGACCGGACTAGACTTTCAACTGCGGCCTTAGCTGCTGTAAATGCTGCCATTAGCGGATAGGCTTGAGCAACCGAGTGACTACTAAAGGCCATGAAGTGCCCTCCCCCCTTAGCTTGCATAAGCGGTAGTAGCGCATTGGCTGTAGCGTAGAGAGTTAGGACATTACATTCAAAAACTCTGCGAAATTCATCGAAAGGCGTTTGGCGCATCGCGCTGTATCCCGGGAAATAACCTACACAGTTCACAACATGGAATGGCCCCTCTGCCCATCGGCTAACTGCAGAAAAAAGACGTGACACATCATCTGCTTGCAGGAGGTCAACTCCCGTGAGGTGTTGGTGATTTGGTTTTGCAGTGATTTGATCGAACGCACTAGGTCCTCTTGATGTGGTGAAAACCCGATTCCCTGGATCCTCTGATAGATGCCCCACAAGTTTCTCGCCAAGATGACTGCTAACGCCCGTGATAAGGTAACTACAGGTACTTTCGGCATCACTCATAATTTTAAATAGAAACCTTCATTAGAAGACCATTCGCGTCATAAAACACGCTGGACATGTTTAGATTGTCACCTATTGAACTTGCAACGAAAGGGCTTGCTCGGCCACTAAGGACTGAAGACTCCCTAACTGACATCCAGAGATCATATAACCAATGAGTGCTTTCATATGTGCTGGAGGCACCCTGAAAAAACC
It encodes:
- a CDS encoding SDR family oxidoreductase: MSDAESTCSYLITGVSSHLGEKLVGHLSEDPGNRVFTTSRGPSAFDQITAKPNHQHLTGVDLLQADDVSRLFSAVSRWAEGPFHVVNCVGYFPGYSAMRQTPFDEFRRVFECNVLTLYATANALLPLMQAKGGGHFMAFSSHSVAQAYPLMAAFTAAKAAVESLVRSIANEHAKEGIVANAFAIATINTPREHDLRPGADSSGWLDVEQISRYVVEIVRAPFSIMNGNTIHLYNYSDTFFHTSYFDRLGTTPSSSKVLDGSD